A single Anopheles arabiensis isolate DONGOLA chromosome X, AaraD3, whole genome shotgun sequence DNA region contains:
- the LOC120906768 gene encoding uncharacterized protein LOC120906768 isoform X2, with product MAVKYDADADKEGVASGSKAPPSSPIHDDNQTDPTFQALTPMIEEQYVYYPEDVFVMIQVVRIRWLLRLIITHLVSQVLISYMDYSPQGQYMCQTVMLVLMYYYGI from the exons ATGGCGGTCAAATACGATGCGGATGCGGACAAGGAAGGCGTCGCCAGTGGGTCGAAAGCACCACCATCCTCACCAATACACGACGACAATCAAACAGATCCAACCTTTCAAGCCCTTACACCCATGATAGAGGAGCAGTACGTTTACTACCCGGAGGACGTGTTTGTGATGATACAGGTCGTACGCATCAGATGGTTGCTGCGTCTGATTATCACCCATCTGGTATCTCAAG TGCTGATATCTTACATGGATTATTCACCCCAGGGACAGTATATGTGCCAAACCGTAATGTTGGTGTTGATGTACTATTATGGCATTTAA
- the LOC120906768 gene encoding uncharacterized protein LOC120906768 isoform X1 encodes MAVKYDADADKEGVASGSKAPPSSPIHDDNQTDPTFQALTPMIEEQYVYYPEDVFVMIQVVRIRWLLRLIITHLVSQGTVYVPNRNVGVDVLLWHLNGNTDAEAEDEE; translated from the exons ATGGCGGTCAAATACGATGCGGATGCGGACAAGGAAGGCGTCGCCAGTGGGTCGAAAGCACCACCATCCTCACCAATACACGACGACAATCAAACAGATCCAACCTTTCAAGCCCTTACACCCATGATAGAGGAGCAGTACGTTTACTACCCGGAGGACGTGTTTGTGATGATACAGGTCGTACGCATCAGATGGTTGCTGCGTCTGATTATCACCCATCTGGTATCTCAAG GGACAGTATATGTGCCAAACCGTAATGTTGGTGTTGATGTACTATTATGGCATTTAAATGGTAACACCGATGCTGAAGCAGAAGATGAGGAGTAG